The following are encoded in a window of Citrobacter freundii genomic DNA:
- a CDS encoding [formate-C-acetyltransferase]-activating enzyme, with the protein MTLFAAPRINCDVVEARGEVVARIFNIQRYSLNDGHGIRTVVFFKGCPHTCPWCANPESISPRIETVRRESKCLHCAPCLRDADECPSGAFERIGRDITLDELEREVMKDDIFFRTSGGGVTLSGGEVLMQAPFATRFLQRLRRNGVQCAIETAGDAPASRILPLAKMCDEVLFDLKIMNVRQAQEAVNMNLPRVLDNLRLLVHEGINVIPRLPLIPGFTLGVENMRHALTVLASLDIKQVHLLPFHQYGEPKYRLLGQQWSMKDVPAPSAQEVAELRELVEDAGFLVTVGG; encoded by the coding sequence ATGACATTATTCGCCGCACCGCGCATCAACTGTGACGTAGTGGAGGCACGTGGCGAAGTCGTCGCGCGTATTTTCAACATTCAGCGTTACTCGCTGAATGACGGGCACGGGATTCGTACGGTGGTCTTTTTTAAAGGCTGCCCACATACCTGTCCGTGGTGCGCCAATCCGGAGTCAATTTCGCCACGTATTGAAACGGTTCGTCGGGAGAGTAAATGTCTGCATTGTGCGCCGTGTCTGCGCGATGCGGATGAATGTCCTTCTGGTGCGTTTGAGCGTATTGGCCGCGATATCACGCTGGATGAGTTGGAACGCGAGGTGATGAAGGATGATATTTTCTTTCGTACCTCTGGCGGAGGGGTGACGCTTTCAGGTGGTGAAGTGTTGATGCAAGCACCTTTCGCTACCCGATTTTTACAGCGCCTGCGGCGAAACGGTGTTCAGTGCGCCATTGAAACGGCGGGAGATGCCCCTGCCAGTCGCATTTTGCCGCTGGCAAAAATGTGCGATGAGGTACTTTTTGATCTGAAAATAATGAATGTGCGCCAGGCTCAAGAGGCCGTAAATATGAATCTTCCGCGCGTATTGGATAATTTGCGGCTGTTAGTACATGAGGGAATCAATGTCATTCCTCGTTTGCCGTTGATTCCGGGCTTTACGCTTGGTGTGGAGAACATGCGACATGCGCTAACCGTATTAGCATCATTAGACATAAAGCAGGTTCACCTGCTACCGTTTCATCAATATGGTGAGCCAAAATACCGCCTGCTTGGGCAGCAATGGTCGATGAAAGATGTACCTGCCCCGTCAGCCCAGGAGGTGGCGGAGTTGCGTGAGTTGGTGGAAGACGCCGGATTTCTGGTCACTGTGGGAGGTTGA
- the fsa gene encoding fructose-6-phosphate aldolase, with product MELYLDTANVAEVERLARIFPIAGVTTNPSIVAASKESIWEVLPRLQKAMGKDGILFAQTMSRDAQGMVEEAKRLSLAVPGIVVKIPVTAEGLAAIKQLKKEGITTLGTAVYSAAQGLLAALAGAKYVAPYVNRVDAQGGDGIRTVQELQTLLELHAPSSIVLAASFKTPRQALDCLLAGCEAITLPLDVAQQMLNTPAVESAIEKFEQDWNNAFGRITL from the coding sequence ATGGAACTGTACCTGGATACCGCCAACGTGGCGGAAGTTGAACGTCTGGCACGCATCTTCCCGATTGCTGGCGTCACTACCAACCCAAGCATCGTGGCGGCAAGTAAAGAGTCCATCTGGGAGGTACTGCCGCGTCTGCAAAAGGCAATGGGCAAAGACGGCATTCTGTTCGCGCAGACCATGAGCCGTGATGCGCAGGGGATGGTGGAAGAAGCTAAGCGCCTGAGCCTCGCCGTACCAGGTATCGTCGTTAAAATCCCGGTCACCGCCGAAGGTCTTGCGGCCATCAAGCAGCTGAAAAAAGAAGGTATTACCACCTTAGGCACCGCCGTGTACAGCGCAGCGCAAGGACTGCTGGCCGCGCTGGCGGGAGCAAAATATGTCGCCCCTTATGTGAACCGTGTTGACGCCCAGGGCGGAGACGGTATCCGCACGGTACAGGAACTGCAAACATTGCTGGAGCTGCATGCGCCAAGCAGCATTGTGCTGGCAGCCAGCTTTAAAACGCCACGCCAGGCGCTGGATTGCTTACTGGCAGGATGTGAAGCAATCACCCTGCCATTAGATGTAGCGCAACAAATGCTCAATACCCCTGCGGTAGAGTCTGCAATAGAGAAGTTTGAGCAGGACTGGAACAACGCATTTGGTCGGATCACTCTTTAA
- a CDS encoding PTS fructose transporter subunit EIIC — translation MQELVQILKNTRQHLMTGVSHMIPFVVAGGILLAVSVMLYGKGAVPDVATDPNLKKLFDIGVAGLTLMVPFLAAYIGYSIAERSALAPCAIGAWVGNSFGAGFFGALIAGIIGGIVVHYLKKIPVHKVLRSVMPIFVIPIVGTFVTAGIMMWGLGEPVGALTTNLTQWLQGMQQGSIVLLAVIMGLMLAFDMGGPINKVAYAFMLICVAQGVYTVVAIAAVGICVPPLGLGLATLIGRNNFSSEEREAGKAALVMGCVGVTEGAIPFAAADPLRVIPSIMIGSACGTVTAALFGAQCYAGWGGLIVLPVVEGKLGYIAAVAVGAVVTAVCVNVLKSLARKNVSRVDGKEDDLDLDFEMN, via the coding sequence ATGCAAGAGTTGGTGCAGATCCTGAAAAATACCCGTCAGCATCTGATGACCGGTGTTTCACATATGATCCCCTTCGTAGTAGCAGGCGGTATTTTACTGGCGGTCTCCGTCATGCTGTATGGCAAGGGCGCTGTACCGGATGTTGCTACCGATCCCAATCTCAAAAAGTTATTTGATATTGGCGTTGCCGGGTTGACCCTGATGGTGCCGTTCCTCGCCGCGTATATCGGCTATTCCATTGCCGAGCGTTCCGCGTTGGCACCTTGTGCGATTGGGGCCTGGGTTGGCAACAGCTTTGGTGCCGGGTTCTTTGGCGCACTGATTGCCGGGATCATCGGTGGTATCGTCGTCCATTATCTGAAGAAAATTCCTGTGCATAAGGTATTGCGCTCAGTCATGCCTATCTTCGTTATTCCCATCGTCGGCACCTTTGTTACCGCAGGCATCATGATGTGGGGATTGGGTGAGCCGGTGGGTGCATTAACCACCAACCTGACGCAATGGCTGCAGGGAATGCAGCAGGGCAGCATTGTGCTGCTGGCGGTCATTATGGGCTTAATGTTGGCCTTCGATATGGGGGGGCCAATCAATAAAGTTGCCTACGCCTTCATGCTGATCTGCGTGGCTCAGGGTGTGTATACCGTCGTCGCGATTGCCGCTGTGGGGATCTGTGTTCCGCCGCTGGGTTTAGGGCTGGCAACGCTGATTGGCCGCAATAATTTCTCGTCTGAAGAGCGTGAGGCCGGCAAAGCCGCACTGGTAATGGGCTGCGTCGGTGTCACTGAAGGGGCGATTCCTTTTGCTGCAGCTGACCCGCTGCGCGTGATCCCGTCCATTATGATCGGCTCAGCCTGTGGCACGGTAACGGCCGCACTGTTCGGTGCGCAGTGTTATGCCGGTTGGGGGGGGCTGATTGTTCTGCCCGTGGTGGAAGGAAAACTAGGTTATATCGCGGCGGTTGCCGTTGGTGCTGTAGTGACTGCTGTGTGCGTTAACGTACTGAAAAGTCTGGCACGGAAGAATGTGTCCCGGGTTGATGGGAAAGAAGACGACCTGGATTTAGATTTTGAAATGAATTAA
- the gldA gene encoding bifunctional L-1,2-propanediol dehydrogenase/glycerol dehydrogenase encodes MDRIIQSPGKYIQGADVITRLGSYLKPLAERWLVVGDKFVLGFAQPALEKSFQDAGLALEIAPFGGECSQNEIDRLRGVAEQAQCGAVLGIGGGKTLDTAKALAHFMGVPVAIAPTIASTDAPCSALSVIYTDAGEFDRYLLLPNNPDRVIVDTKIVAGAPARLLAAGIGDALATWFEARACSRSGATTMAGGQCTQAALALAELCYNTLIEEGEKAMLAAEQHVVTPALERVIEANTYLSGVGFESGGLAAAHAIHNGLTAIPDAHHYYHGEKVAFGTLTQLVLENAPVEEIETVAALCHSVGLPITLAQLDIKQDIPAKMRIVAEAACAEGETIHNMPGGATPDQVYAALLVADQYGQRFLQEWE; translated from the coding sequence ATGGATCGCATTATTCAATCACCGGGTAAATACATCCAGGGTGCCGATGTTATTACTCGTCTTGGCAGTTACCTCAAACCGCTGGCGGAACGCTGGCTGGTTGTTGGAGACAAATTTGTCTTAGGCTTTGCCCAACCCGCCCTGGAAAAAAGCTTCCAGGATGCCGGTCTGGCGCTGGAAATCGCCCCGTTTGGCGGCGAATGTTCACAAAACGAAATCGATCGCCTGCGCGGCGTCGCGGAACAAGCGCAGTGTGGCGCGGTATTAGGCATTGGTGGCGGTAAAACGCTGGATACCGCCAAAGCACTGGCCCACTTTATGGGCGTGCCGGTTGCCATTGCACCGACCATTGCCTCAACCGATGCCCCCTGCAGCGCGCTGTCGGTAATTTACACCGATGCAGGTGAGTTCGATCGCTATCTGCTGCTGCCGAACAACCCGGACCGGGTCATTGTGGATACCAAAATTGTCGCGGGGGCACCGGCTCGTTTACTTGCCGCCGGCATTGGCGATGCGCTGGCAACCTGGTTTGAAGCCCGCGCCTGTTCACGCAGCGGCGCCACCACCATGGCCGGTGGTCAGTGTACTCAGGCGGCACTGGCGCTAGCCGAGCTGTGCTACAACACGCTGATCGAAGAAGGCGAAAAAGCGATGCTGGCCGCCGAGCAGCACGTGGTGACCCCAGCACTGGAGCGCGTGATTGAAGCCAACACCTACCTGAGCGGCGTCGGTTTTGAAAGCGGTGGGCTGGCCGCAGCACATGCTATTCACAACGGCCTGACGGCCATCCCGGATGCACATCACTATTATCACGGTGAAAAAGTGGCATTCGGTACGTTAACGCAGTTAGTACTGGAAAATGCGCCGGTAGAAGAAATTGAAACCGTGGCGGCACTGTGCCACTCCGTTGGTCTGCCAATCACCCTTGCCCAACTGGATATCAAGCAGGATATTCCGGCCAAAATGCGCATCGTGGCCGAAGCAGCCTGTGCCGAAGGCGAAACCATTCACAACATGCCTGGCGGAGCCACGCCGGATCAGGTTTACGCCGCGCTGCTGGTGGCAGATCAGTACGGTCAGCGATTCCTGCAAGAGTGGGAATAA
- a CDS encoding PTS fructose-like transporter subunit IIB produces MTKIIAVTACPSGVAHTYMAAEALESAAKAKGWEVKVETQGSIGLENELTAADVADADMVILTKDIGIKFEERFAGKTIVRVNISDAVKRADAIMNKIGAHLAQNA; encoded by the coding sequence ATGACTAAGATTATCGCAGTAACCGCATGTCCTTCTGGTGTTGCGCACACCTATATGGCAGCCGAAGCGCTGGAAAGCGCAGCCAAAGCCAAAGGCTGGGAAGTAAAGGTGGAGACTCAGGGCTCGATTGGCCTGGAAAATGAGCTGACTGCGGCAGATGTGGCAGATGCTGATATGGTCATTTTGACCAAAGATATCGGTATCAAGTTTGAGGAGCGTTTTGCCGGGAAAACCATCGTTCGTGTCAACATCAGCGATGCGGTCAAACGTGCCGACGCCATCATGAACAAGATTGGCGCGCATCTGGCGCAAAACGCGTAA
- a CDS encoding formate C-acetyltransferase yields the protein MTTRIQRLKAALFENNREISLERAQLYTVSHQQTEGEPVILRRAKATAYILEHVEISIRDEELIAGNRTVKPRAGIMSPEMDPYWLLKELDQFPTRPQDRFDISDEDKHLYRDVLFPYWEQRSMKDFINGQMTDEVKAAVSTQIFSVNQTDKGQGHIIIDYPHLLNHGLGELVSQMRQHATQHPDNHFYQAALLLLEASQRHILRYATLAEKMASDCPDAQRRQELFTIAANSRNNAQHKPQTFWQACQLFWYMNIILQYESNASSLSLGRFDQYMLPFYQTSLTQGEDPAFLKELLESLWVKSNDIVLLRSTSSARYFAGFPTGYTALLGGLTESGRSAVNVLSFLCLDAYQSVQLPQPNLGVRTNALIDTPFLMKTAETIRLGTGIPQIFNDEVVVPAFLNRGVTLEDARDYAVVGCVELSIPGRTYGLHDIAMFNLLKVMEISLYENEGNRALTYENLLSHIRAKISHYIALMVEGSNICDIGHRDWAPVPLLSSFINDCLDKGLDITDGGARYNFSGVQGIGIANLSDSLHALNGLVFEQQRLRFDELLSVLKGNFATPEGVKIRARLINRFEKYGNDIDDVDNISAELLRHYCKEVEKYQNPRGGQFTPGSYTVSAHVPLGSVVGATPDGRFAGEQLADGGLSPMLGQDIQGPTAVLKSVSKLDNTLLSNGTLLNVKFTPATLEGEAGLRKLADFLRAFTQLKLQHIQFNVVNADTLREAQQHPQDFAGLVVRVAGYSAFFVELSKEIQDDIIRRTAHQL from the coding sequence ATGACCACTCGTATTCAACGTTTGAAAGCTGCTCTCTTCGAGAATAACCGTGAAATTTCACTTGAACGCGCGCAGCTTTACACTGTGAGCCATCAGCAGACGGAGGGGGAACCGGTTATTCTGCGTCGGGCCAAAGCAACTGCTTATATCCTTGAGCACGTTGAAATTTCGATTCGTGATGAAGAACTGATTGCCGGGAACCGTACCGTTAAGCCACGTGCGGGCATTATGTCACCGGAGATGGATCCGTACTGGTTGCTTAAGGAGTTGGATCAGTTCCCGACGCGCCCGCAGGACCGTTTTGATATCAGCGATGAAGATAAGCACCTGTACCGTGACGTGCTGTTCCCGTACTGGGAGCAACGGTCGATGAAAGATTTTATCAATGGCCAGATGACCGATGAGGTAAAGGCCGCCGTCAGCACCCAGATTTTTAGCGTTAACCAGACGGACAAAGGGCAGGGACATATCATTATTGATTATCCCCATCTGCTGAATCATGGTCTGGGAGAGCTGGTATCACAGATGCGTCAGCATGCTACACAGCATCCGGATAATCACTTTTATCAGGCAGCTCTGCTGCTGCTTGAAGCCTCGCAACGGCATATTCTGCGTTATGCTACGCTTGCGGAGAAAATGGCGTCAGACTGCCCTGACGCGCAGCGTCGTCAGGAGTTGTTTACCATTGCCGCCAACTCCCGCAATAACGCTCAGCATAAGCCGCAGACCTTCTGGCAAGCGTGCCAGTTGTTCTGGTACATGAACATTATTCTGCAATACGAATCCAACGCCAGCTCTCTTTCATTGGGACGTTTTGACCAGTATATGCTGCCGTTCTACCAAACCTCGTTGACCCAGGGTGAAGACCCGGCATTTTTAAAAGAGCTCCTCGAGTCGCTGTGGGTAAAGAGCAACGACATCGTACTGCTCCGATCCACCAGCAGCGCCCGCTATTTCGCTGGTTTTCCGACGGGGTATACCGCGTTACTGGGTGGATTAACCGAGAGTGGGCGCAGTGCGGTGAACGTGCTCTCGTTCCTCTGCCTTGACGCCTATCAGAGCGTGCAGCTGCCGCAGCCGAATCTCGGGGTGCGCACCAATGCGCTGATTGATACGCCATTCCTGATGAAAACGGCGGAGACGATCCGTCTCGGTACCGGTATTCCGCAAATCTTCAATGATGAAGTTGTTGTGCCGGCGTTCCTGAATCGTGGTGTTACGCTGGAAGACGCGCGCGATTACGCGGTGGTGGGCTGCGTGGAACTGTCGATTCCCGGTAGAACCTACGGTCTGCACGACATTGCCATGTTTAACTTGCTGAAAGTGATGGAAATCAGCCTGTATGAAAATGAAGGCAACCGCGCGTTGACGTATGAAAACTTGCTGTCGCACATTCGCGCTAAAATCAGCCACTACATCGCGCTGATGGTGGAGGGCAGCAATATTTGTGATATAGGGCATCGTGACTGGGCACCCGTTCCTCTGCTCTCTTCATTTATCAACGACTGCCTGGATAAGGGGCTCGATATTACTGATGGTGGCGCGCGTTACAACTTCTCTGGTGTACAGGGTATTGGCATCGCTAACTTGAGCGACTCTCTGCATGCACTTAATGGGCTGGTATTTGAGCAACAGCGTTTACGTTTTGACGAACTCCTGTCGGTATTAAAAGGCAACTTCGCTACCCCGGAAGGTGTGAAAATTCGCGCCCGGTTGATCAACCGCTTCGAAAAATACGGCAACGATATTGATGATGTGGATAACATCAGCGCCGAACTGCTGCGTCATTACTGCAAAGAGGTGGAAAAATATCAGAATCCACGCGGTGGTCAGTTTACACCGGGTTCCTATACCGTCTCTGCGCACGTGCCGTTGGGTTCCGTGGTGGGGGCAACGCCGGATGGCCGTTTTGCCGGAGAACAACTGGCGGACGGTGGTTTGTCGCCGATGCTGGGTCAGGATATTCAGGGACCGACGGCGGTGCTGAAATCGGTAAGTAAACTAGATAATACGCTGCTTTCTAATGGTACGTTGTTGAACGTGAAGTTCACGCCAGCCACGCTAGAAGGTGAGGCGGGTTTACGAAAACTGGCTGATTTTCTGCGCGCATTTACCCAGCTAAAGCTGCAACACATCCAGTTTAACGTCGTGAATGCCGATACGCTGCGGGAGGCGCAGCAGCACCCGCAGGACTTCGCCGGACTGGTGGTCCGTGTGGCGGGATACAGTGCCTTCTTTGTTGAGCTGTCGAAGGAGATTCAGGATGACATTATTCGCCGCACCGCGCATCAACTGTGA
- the ptsP gene encoding phosphoenolpyruvate--protein phosphotransferase, protein MGLIVEFTCELPNGVHARPASHVETLCNNFTSHIEWHNLRTDRKGNAKSALALIGTDTLAGDSCQLLISGADEQAAHQCLSQWLRDEFPQCDAPLAEVKNSELEPLPASLAHLNPQFFRARVVCNGSAGGLLTLLSSLDLNALGELPTAGNVEAEQSALDNGLTLLVKNIEFRLLDSDGATSAILEAHRSLAGDTSLRQHLLAGVSRGLSCAQAIVESAGHFCDEFARSSSSYLQERALDVRDVCFQLLQQIYGEQRFPAPGKLTQSAICMADELTPSQFLELDKIFLKGLLLKSGGTTSHTVILARSFNIPTLVGVDIETLAPWQQQTVYIDGNAGAIVVAPDESIARYYQQEARVQDALRDQQRIWLTQQARTADGIRIEVAANIAHSVEASAAFGNGAEGVGLFRTEMLYMDRTSAPGENELYNIFCQALESAEGRSIIVRTMDIGGDKPVDYLNIPAEANPFLGYRAVRIYEEYVTLFTTQLRAILRASAHGSLKIMIPMISSMEEILWVKEKLAEAKQQLRNEHIPFDEKISLGIMLEVPSVMFIIDQCCEEIDFFSIGSNDLTQYLLAVDRDNAKVTRHYNSLNPAFLRALDYAVQAVHRQGKWIGLCGELGAKGSVLPLLVGLGLDELSMSAPSIPAAKARMAQLDSRACRQLLNQAMACRTSLEVEHLLAQFRMTQQDAPLVTAQCITLNSDWRSKEEVLKGMTDNLLLASRCRYPRKLEADLWAREAVFSTGLGFSFAIPHSKSEHIEQSTISVARLKAPVRWGDDEAQFIIMLTLNKHAAGDQHMRIFSRLARRIMHEEFRNSLVNAASSDAIASLLQHELEL, encoded by the coding sequence ATGGGCCTGATTGTGGAATTTACCTGTGAATTGCCTAATGGTGTACATGCACGCCCGGCAAGCCACGTTGAAACGCTGTGCAACAACTTTACCTCACACATCGAGTGGCACAACCTGCGCACTGACCGGAAAGGGAACGCCAAAAGCGCGTTAGCGCTGATTGGCACTGACACGCTGGCGGGCGACAGCTGCCAGCTACTGATTTCCGGTGCAGATGAACAAGCGGCCCACCAGTGTTTGAGCCAGTGGCTGCGCGATGAATTTCCACAATGCGACGCTCCGCTGGCGGAGGTCAAAAACAGTGAACTGGAGCCACTTCCAGCATCACTCGCTCACCTGAACCCCCAGTTTTTCCGTGCCAGAGTGGTTTGCAATGGTAGCGCGGGAGGCCTCCTGACACTTCTTTCGTCGCTGGATCTCAACGCACTCGGCGAGCTTCCCACTGCCGGAAATGTGGAAGCTGAGCAATCCGCACTGGATAACGGCTTAACCCTGCTGGTGAAGAATATTGAATTCCGTTTACTCGACAGCGACGGCGCGACCAGTGCGATTCTGGAAGCACACCGCTCGCTGGCGGGTGACACTTCCCTGCGTCAGCACCTGCTGGCAGGAGTTTCTCGCGGGTTAAGCTGCGCCCAGGCGATAGTCGAAAGCGCAGGGCATTTCTGCGATGAATTTGCCCGCTCCAGCAGCAGCTATTTACAGGAGCGCGCGCTGGATGTACGCGACGTCTGCTTCCAGCTTTTACAGCAAATTTATGGCGAACAGCGTTTTCCTGCACCGGGAAAACTCACCCAATCAGCAATCTGCATGGCTGATGAACTCACACCTAGCCAGTTCCTCGAACTGGATAAAATATTTCTCAAGGGTTTGTTGCTTAAGAGTGGCGGCACCACTTCGCACACCGTCATTCTCGCCCGCTCATTCAATATTCCCACACTGGTCGGCGTGGACATTGAAACCCTGGCGCCGTGGCAGCAGCAAACCGTCTACATCGACGGCAATGCAGGCGCCATCGTCGTGGCGCCAGATGAATCCATTGCTCGCTATTACCAGCAGGAAGCCCGCGTACAGGACGCCCTACGCGACCAACAGCGTATCTGGCTCACCCAGCAGGCACGCACCGCCGATGGCATCCGCATCGAAGTTGCCGCCAACATCGCCCACTCTGTGGAAGCATCGGCGGCGTTTGGCAACGGCGCGGAAGGGGTTGGCCTGTTCCGTACAGAAATGCTGTATATGGACCGAACCAGCGCTCCCGGCGAGAACGAACTGTACAATATTTTTTGTCAGGCTCTGGAGTCAGCAGAAGGCCGCAGCATTATTGTTCGTACGATGGATATCGGCGGTGATAAACCCGTTGATTACCTGAATATTCCCGCCGAAGCTAACCCGTTTCTTGGTTATCGCGCCGTGCGTATTTATGAAGAGTACGTCACGCTGTTTACCACACAATTACGGGCGATCCTCCGCGCTTCCGCGCACGGTAGCCTGAAAATCATGATCCCGATGATCTCCTCCATGGAAGAGATCCTGTGGGTCAAGGAAAAGCTGGCGGAGGCCAAACAGCAGTTACGCAATGAACACATCCCGTTTGATGAGAAGATCTCGCTCGGCATCATGCTGGAAGTCCCCTCGGTGATGTTCATCATCGATCAGTGCTGTGAAGAAATTGATTTCTTTAGCATTGGCAGTAACGATCTGACCCAGTATCTGCTGGCAGTCGATCGTGACAACGCCAAAGTCACCCGTCACTACAACAGCCTGAATCCGGCCTTCCTGCGCGCATTGGATTACGCGGTGCAGGCGGTACATCGTCAGGGCAAGTGGATTGGTTTGTGCGGCGAGCTTGGCGCAAAGGGGTCGGTTCTGCCGCTGCTGGTCGGACTGGGACTGGATGAACTCAGCATGAGCGCGCCGTCAATTCCTGCCGCCAAAGCGCGGATGGCACAACTCGACAGCCGCGCCTGCCGTCAATTGCTGAACCAGGCGATGGCGTGTCGCACCTCGCTGGAAGTGGAACACCTTCTGGCCCAGTTCCGCATGACTCAACAGGACGCCCCGCTGGTTACCGCCCAATGCATCACGCTGAATAGCGACTGGCGCAGCAAAGAGGAGGTTCTCAAAGGGATGACCGACAACCTGCTGCTGGCCAGTCGCTGCCGCTACCCGCGCAAGCTTGAGGCCGATCTGTGGGCTCGCGAGGCGGTCTTCTCCACCGGACTGGGCTTCAGCTTCGCCATTCCGCACAGTAAATCTGAACACATAGAACAATCCACCATTAGCGTGGCACGCCTGAAAGCGCCGGTACGCTGGGGTGATGACGAGGCGCAATTCATCATTATGCTAACCCTCAACAAACATGCCGCAGGCGACCAACATATGCGTATTTTCTCGCGACTGGCCCGCCGCATTATGCACGAAGAATTCCGCAACTCGCTGGTTAACGCCGCTTCCTCCGACGCTATCGCCAGTCTGCTGCAACATGAACTTGAACTGTAA
- a CDS encoding PTS fructose-like transporter subunit IIB has translation MAVASVRYLVAVTACVSGVAHTYMAAERLEKLCQHEKWIIKIETQGALGTENRLTKEDISRADVVLLITDIDLAGAERFTQSRYVRSGISAFLREPQRVMSAVRKLLSAPQHTQLILE, from the coding sequence ATGGCTGTCGCATCTGTACGATATCTGGTCGCGGTGACTGCTTGTGTCAGCGGCGTGGCGCATACCTATATGGCGGCTGAGCGACTTGAAAAACTCTGTCAGCATGAGAAGTGGATTATCAAGATTGAAACTCAGGGAGCGCTCGGTACTGAGAATCGACTAACTAAAGAGGATATTAGCCGTGCCGATGTGGTGTTGCTGATTACCGATATTGATCTGGCGGGCGCTGAGCGATTTACCCAGAGTCGCTATGTGCGGTCGGGAATTAGCGCCTTTTTACGAGAACCTCAGCGGGTGATGAGCGCCGTGCGTAAACTACTTTCAGCTCCACAGCATACTCAGCTTATTCTGGAGTAG